A region from the Candidatus Electrothrix scaldis genome encodes:
- a CDS encoding Uma2 family endonuclease has translation MTPSYHHAYLSSNMIAALHKLEKYSVFSELALQLEKDYIADVCIYPKRKIHFSAGDVIKVTEAPLMVVEILSPTLGTQEILEKFVGYFQAGVQSCWLVIPVAQSVTVYSSMEQARTYTQGDVVDTVLDIRIPVEGIFAS, from the coding sequence ATGACACCATCATATCATCATGCCTATCTGAGCAGTAATATGATTGCGGCTCTGCATAAGCTGGAAAAGTACTCTGTGTTTTCAGAATTGGCTTTGCAACTGGAGAAAGATTATATAGCGGATGTGTGTATCTATCCGAAGCGAAAGATACATTTCTCAGCAGGTGATGTGATTAAAGTCACGGAAGCACCACTCATGGTGGTCGAGATTCTGTCGCCAACGCTAGGAACCCAAGAGATTCTGGAGAAATTCGTCGGTTATTTTCAGGCCGGGGTTCAGTCCTGCTGGCTGGTTATCCCGGTTGCTCAATCTGTTACTGTATATTCCTCAATGGAACAGGCTCGGACCTACACGCAGGGTGATGTCGTTGATACTGTCTTAGATATCCGTATCCCGGTTGAGGGGATCTTTGCGTCGTGA
- a CDS encoding APC family permease has product MTNDISSSESTETITSDQTQLQAAEGKTDAAAPRKHVTEHKEGGLAQLAATAICGNDITSSCLYVSALAILYAGRWAPLVLLLVAGVLYLFRSIYAEVVGALPLNGGAYNALLNTTSKFRASIAACLTILSYMATAVISAGEAMHYLHTVWSGLPVMEATIALLAFFMVLTIIGITESSKVAIAIFLFHLTTLSLLLGAGIYYVGTHGLETLQLNLITPTEGGLWTALFFGFAASLLGISGFESSANFVEEQAEGVFPQTLRNMWIAVTIFNPGMALLALALVPIPQVEQHQEALLAHMGLLSGNSWFANIISIDAMLVLSGAVLTSFVGVNGLIRRLALDRCLPQFLLKTNRRGTTHRIIIAFFLLSLSVLLITGGELKALAGVYTISFLAVMALFGIGNILLKWKRNKLPRSSVASLPSVLIAIAAVLTGLVGNAIMNPSYLIVFLEFFFPALLVIVIMLERITILQACLFLVKSLFMTFIKSMRAATQAIQAKIDQINAQQLVFFTRGDNLPNLNLVMQYVQNNEHSSRIKIVTVVQDEREVPPNLQRDLDFLNEAYPAIDIEFVVNIGTFNPALIQELSAKWNIPANLMFIGSPGDHLIYGLADLGGVRLII; this is encoded by the coding sequence ATGACAAACGATATATCCTCTAGTGAATCCACCGAAACCATCACTTCAGATCAAACACAGCTGCAAGCGGCTGAAGGCAAAACAGATGCTGCTGCACCCCGAAAGCATGTTACGGAACATAAAGAAGGTGGTTTAGCGCAGTTAGCAGCAACAGCTATCTGCGGAAACGATATCACCTCTTCCTGTCTGTATGTCTCTGCCCTGGCGATTCTTTATGCAGGTCGATGGGCACCCCTTGTTTTGCTGCTGGTTGCCGGTGTTCTCTATTTATTCCGCTCGATTTATGCTGAAGTTGTGGGGGCGCTCCCCTTGAACGGCGGCGCCTACAATGCCCTGTTAAATACGACGAGCAAATTTCGCGCTTCCATAGCCGCCTGTCTCACCATCCTCTCTTATATGGCGACAGCTGTCATCTCCGCTGGCGAGGCTATGCATTATCTGCACACAGTCTGGTCGGGTCTGCCCGTGATGGAAGCCACTATTGCTCTGTTGGCTTTTTTTATGGTACTCACCATCATCGGTATTACCGAATCCTCCAAAGTTGCCATCGCCATCTTTTTATTCCACCTGACAACCCTCTCCTTATTGCTGGGAGCAGGCATCTACTATGTGGGAACACATGGCCTGGAGACTTTGCAGTTAAATCTGATCACACCCACCGAAGGCGGCTTGTGGACGGCCCTGTTTTTCGGTTTTGCCGCCTCTCTGCTGGGTATTTCTGGCTTTGAAAGTTCTGCTAACTTCGTGGAAGAACAGGCCGAAGGCGTCTTTCCCCAGACCCTACGCAATATGTGGATTGCCGTGACCATTTTCAACCCTGGTATGGCCCTGCTGGCATTAGCACTGGTACCAATCCCTCAGGTAGAGCAGCATCAGGAGGCCCTGCTGGCCCATATGGGCTTACTGTCCGGCAATAGCTGGTTTGCCAATATAATCTCCATTGACGCCATGCTGGTGTTGAGTGGCGCTGTCCTGACCAGTTTCGTCGGTGTGAACGGCTTGATTCGTCGCCTGGCCCTGGACCGCTGTCTCCCCCAATTTCTGCTCAAAACCAACCGTCGCGGCACCACCCATCGCATTATTATCGCCTTTTTTCTCCTTTCCCTTTCCGTGCTGCTGATCACCGGAGGCGAGCTCAAGGCCCTGGCCGGGGTGTATACCATCTCTTTCCTGGCTGTGATGGCCCTGTTCGGGATAGGAAATATTCTCCTCAAATGGAAACGGAACAAACTGCCGCGCTCCTCTGTGGCCTCTTTGCCGTCCGTGCTGATAGCCATTGCTGCTGTCCTTACTGGCCTGGTCGGTAATGCCATCATGAATCCATCGTACCTGATTGTCTTTTTGGAATTTTTCTTTCCTGCCTTGCTGGTCATCGTTATCATGCTGGAACGCATCACCATCCTGCAAGCCTGCCTCTTCCTTGTGAAATCGCTCTTCATGACGTTCATAAAGAGTATGCGCGCGGCTACCCAAGCGATCCAGGCAAAGATTGATCAAATCAATGCCCAACAGCTGGTGTTCTTTACTCGCGGCGATAATCTGCCCAACCTCAATCTGGTCATGCAGTATGTACAAAATAACGAACATAGCAGCCGGATTAAAATCGTCACCGTAGTTCAGGATGAACGTGAAGTCCCCCCTAATCTGCAACGTGATCTGGATTTTCTCAACGAAGCCTACCCGGCTATCGATATTGAATTCGTCGTCAATATCGGAACATTCAATCCTGCCCTGATCCAGGAGTTATCTGCCAAGTGGAACATTCCAGCCAATTTGATGTTCATTGGCTCTCCAGGCGACCACCTCATTTATGGTCTGGCCGATCTGGGTGGGGTCCGCTTGATTATCTAA
- a CDS encoding Rpn family recombination-promoting nuclease/putative transposase, whose protein sequence is MKTRQYVSFDWAIKRLLRSKANFGVLAGFLSELLKENITVLEVLESESNKDFKQHKQNVLDLKVRNSKDEIIIIEVQYDRDYSFFHRILWGTSRVVTEHLHEGDDYLRVHKVISVNLIYFDLGEGEDYVYHGSTSFRGIHKNDVLQLRANEKNDLNKDSVQQVFPEYYLIKINRFDDLAKDTLDEWIYFLKNEEIKPEFTAQGLQEAGRILAYTKLKEEDRIDYNNYIDHRRRRDSELRTKFSEGLKKGKLETARSMKKEGISAEIIQKCTGLSLDEINKL, encoded by the coding sequence ATGAAAACGAGACAATATGTATCCTTTGATTGGGCAATAAAACGACTCCTGCGATCAAAAGCCAATTTTGGCGTGCTCGCAGGTTTCTTATCTGAACTCCTCAAGGAAAACATCACGGTCCTTGAAGTCCTGGAGTCTGAATCAAATAAAGACTTCAAACAACATAAGCAAAATGTGCTCGACCTGAAGGTAAGAAACTCTAAAGACGAAATTATCATCATTGAGGTACAGTACGACCGCGACTACTCCTTCTTCCATCGCATCCTCTGGGGGACATCAAGGGTGGTGACAGAGCATCTTCATGAAGGCGATGATTATCTCCGGGTGCATAAGGTAATCTCTGTTAACCTGATCTATTTCGATTTAGGGGAAGGGGAAGATTATGTCTATCATGGCTCCACATCGTTCAGAGGTATCCATAAAAACGACGTCTTGCAGCTCAGAGCAAATGAAAAAAATGACCTCAACAAAGACAGTGTTCAGCAGGTATTCCCGGAATACTACCTGATAAAAATAAACCGCTTTGATGATCTCGCAAAAGACACGCTCGACGAATGGATATACTTCTTAAAAAATGAAGAGATTAAACCGGAATTTACCGCCCAGGGTTTACAAGAGGCCGGAAGAATTCTCGCCTACACTAAACTGAAAGAAGAAGACCGGATCGACTATAATAATTATATTGATCATCGGCGCAGAAGAGACAGCGAGCTTCGAACGAAATTCAGTGAAGGTTTGAAAAAAGGAAAACTGGAAACAGCACGATCAATGAAGAAAGAAGGTATTTCGGCCGAAATTATCCAAAAATGCACCGGGCTTTCTCTTGACGAAATCAATAAGCTATAA
- a CDS encoding Rpn family recombination-promoting nuclease/putative transposase, translating into MKTRQYVSFDWAIKRLLRSKANFGVLAGFLSELLKENITVLEVLESESNKDFKQHKQNVLDLKVRNSKDEIIIIEVQYDRDYSFFHRILWGTSRVVTEHLHEGDDYLRVHKVISVNLIYFDLGEGEDYIYHGSTSFRGIHKNDVLQLRANEKKDLDKNSVQEIFPEYYLIKINRFDDLAKDTLDEWIYFLKNEEIKPEFTAQGLQEAGRILAYTKLKEEDRIDYNNYIDHRRRRDSELRTKFSEGLEEGVEKGKLETARSMKKEGISVELIQKCTGLSLDEINKL; encoded by the coding sequence ATGAAAACGAGACAATACGTATCCTTTGATTGGGCAATAAAACGACTCCTGCGATCAAAAGCTAATTTCGGCGTGCTGGCAGGTTTCTTATCTGAGCTCCTCAAGGAAAACATCACGGTCCTTGAAGTCCTGGAGTCTGAATCCAATAAAGACTTCAAACAACATAAGCAAAATGTGCTCGACCTGAAGGTAAGAAACTCTAAAGACGAAATTATCATCATTGAGGTGCAGTATGACCGCGACTACTCATTCTTCCATCGCATCCTCTGGGGGACATCAAGGGTGGTCACCGAGCATCTTCATGAAGGCGATGATTATCTCCGGGTGCATAAGGTAATCTCTGTTAACCTCATTTATTTCGATTTAGGGGAAGGGGAAGATTACATCTATCATGGCTCCACATCGTTCAGAGGTATCCATAAAAACGACGTCTTGCAGCTCAGAGCAAATGAAAAAAAAGACCTCGACAAAAACAGTGTGCAGGAGATATTCCCGGAATACTACCTGATAAAAATAAACCGCTTTGATGATCTCGCAAAAGACACGCTCGACGAATGGATATACTTCTTAAAAAATGAAGAGATTAAACCGGAATTTACCGCCCAGGGCCTGCAAGAGGCCGGAAGAATTCTCGCCTACACTAAACTGAAAGAAGAAGACCGGATCGACTATAATAATTATATTGATCATCGGCGCAGAAGAGACAGCGAGCTTCGAACGAAATTCAGTGAAGGCCTTGAGGAAGGTGTGGAAAAAGGAAAACTGGAAACTGCACGATCAATGAAAAAGGAAGGTATTTCTGTCGAGCTCATCCAAAAATGTACCGGGCTTTCTCTTGACGAAATCAATAAGCTATAG
- a CDS encoding tetratricopeptide repeat protein → MSFYELYKNYTRLQEKEDTFSSELQKLQRYMRSCEEAQKKYDLQMRVLEIENELKNIFEQKCVCLDEIEKLPKKYLNVYRASDSHKLTRELQDSILDNLYEIFGLNRNADGFENIISIQAVSPHLTLSIPEDLAKKLEELFCSEEDSIQRFSKKFNISRVEQKDSKNKALLVEVTGDNCTVPLQEQLSVKSSIFVGRQKELDQFKDHFLFTPENFVLNIHTNGDGGVGKTQLLLQMQKKCRIELSDKVVVGNELIDFYHTESRSKIGIAQQIIKYIGEERFPKLIKQIHDYNQTEDSSERNYCIHQLLYTLKTEYEKFAAEMNRDGQTIVFFFDTYEVIQFVDGRKGSSEGTEFSKWLENVFFPVLATNNTRVVIAGRNRLICTNNLTKVAECVLSLFDFSTAIAFLIKSLRIAEFSAIDYQNFSERFSKEADLLNPYRHTLGNERIGIWISELPDDYIVKFGEEAWLLLMNRVAIEDKDELDKDGLLDELGLTEDELHTIFDLANYRPIFLSLFVEWFRFNRGKIEPAELIEEISQYSEDKNIQRKMFDRVLVKRISYDYQERIIIYRMTVAYRRMNPEIMAYLTGYTLERCRDILLERMRHLSFIKYKKEGDVVLLHDEVRDLIEQYWDDPGKVHYKEISRKLVHYYEEVLLNDKEHSIKKTVIFPEDRNTYIAEFIEYSFISDYSTGLDHFCEEFDTAMEDARYSYADLLLREAEFCCKKYSLSDGREIIDLKRAEYLIDSNESNFDRALNLIEKVRKKKETDKLWNSSVVNGKFVMLEGIATFWLEKYNDAIKLFKKAKGIFILHEEQDVALSRVDNWIGYAYYRQANFNEAERLMKQSLTGLLDFSPMKQNISERMKRNILQLIQYIYGNMAMIYRYTGNFSEAIRNAYIQYNIVSSLPYNTKETLRSLNTLAHVLSVSGRTIDARFYLERALKIYNERPDSLLGGRLYNNFSLLSYDSIESAYMIEFYRAIELNNALEVAYGEQEGKRAETQAEKLDNAFKHVHKSIAILSKEKKFHKELADAYLSLGGLYMIQPESRDPEKWEKAEEQLLQAVKFGKTSQFKYSHIDSLVTLLTLYYFWGYSATNLSIVEKEKIEKKRERAQKELTKMGREIECYPDLLGRYRLTLGDITFDNSVKMMEEGNSSHTLIEKQLREASRHYFYSALSEKTFNRDRYHKVLRVIYNRLRTLIKEDKLISQNVIKWIENNSKKWENSLNELSDVFPYVITLLLNEKVEIEVLHDKIKQLEGAINRFEEQGEYRSFVLLNKCLLDVYRKEAENNRSEEYQEKLVINLNRQGRLYRLLGEVHYTRLCFERARKAIIGEDIEARVPITDPVVEQGLQGCTDIVEGEFCFRRGNYGSLLEFFLQGELASARDKFDEQFPGSRKKAYKCLHRGIEQLDQAVMVLKQQQVKTPANTLLNERIGTYSQQLYEAYFQLGELLMMDEKFILEDGRGAFYYLEKAIEGWSSFNNHSRLDDAWQSYLNAIYFSGNYYDQDYRCIVELYERKLNDRIEQKDYLYPRVAAKYLIACGDVLFSELFQIQKELNSLLSEEYQFVPRRKVTREDLLEIFRNYVEACDFKACFNKISFDTGLKVLRRRIELISDSASLDVLDGILKHLWREREHLRDKDDELKSILQVIRIGKMVSM, encoded by the coding sequence ATGTCCTTTTACGAATTATATAAAAACTACACCCGACTCCAAGAAAAGGAAGACACGTTTAGTTCGGAGTTGCAAAAATTACAACGATACATGCGTTCATGTGAGGAAGCACAGAAGAAATATGACCTGCAGATGCGTGTTCTTGAGATTGAAAATGAATTAAAGAATATCTTTGAGCAGAAATGCGTTTGCTTAGATGAGATTGAAAAACTACCTAAAAAATATTTAAACGTTTATCGTGCTAGTGACAGTCATAAGCTTACTAGAGAGTTACAGGATAGTATCCTGGACAACCTGTATGAGATATTTGGATTAAATAGAAATGCGGACGGATTTGAGAACATTATTTCTATTCAAGCAGTTTCGCCTCACTTGACGCTTTCGATTCCAGAAGATTTGGCGAAGAAACTTGAGGAATTATTTTGCAGTGAAGAAGATAGCATACAACGGTTTAGTAAAAAATTTAATATTAGCCGAGTTGAACAGAAAGATAGTAAGAATAAAGCGTTACTCGTTGAGGTTACGGGTGATAACTGTACAGTGCCGCTTCAAGAACAGTTATCCGTAAAATCATCTATTTTTGTTGGGCGACAAAAGGAACTCGATCAATTTAAGGATCATTTTCTTTTTACTCCTGAAAACTTTGTGTTGAATATCCATACAAATGGAGATGGAGGTGTAGGGAAAACACAGCTTCTTCTACAAATGCAAAAAAAGTGTCGGATTGAGCTTTCTGACAAGGTTGTAGTCGGTAATGAACTGATTGATTTTTATCATACCGAGAGCAGGTCTAAAATAGGTATTGCCCAACAAATCATAAAGTATATTGGTGAAGAAAGATTTCCGAAACTTATTAAACAGATTCATGATTATAATCAGACTGAGGATAGCAGTGAACGTAACTATTGCATACATCAATTATTATATACATTAAAAACGGAATATGAGAAGTTTGCCGCTGAAATGAACAGAGATGGGCAAACCATTGTATTCTTTTTTGATACATATGAAGTGATTCAATTTGTTGACGGAAGGAAGGGGAGCAGCGAAGGGACAGAGTTTTCCAAGTGGCTAGAAAACGTTTTTTTTCCTGTTTTGGCAACAAACAATACTCGGGTAGTTATTGCTGGGCGTAATCGTCTCATTTGTACCAATAACCTTACGAAGGTAGCAGAGTGTGTACTCTCATTGTTTGATTTTTCAACAGCGATCGCTTTTTTAATTAAATCTCTAAGGATTGCTGAATTTTCCGCTATTGACTATCAGAATTTTTCAGAACGATTTTCTAAGGAAGCAGACCTGCTGAATCCATATCGCCATACTTTAGGAAATGAACGTATTGGCATCTGGATTTCTGAACTCCCCGATGATTACATAGTAAAGTTTGGAGAGGAAGCCTGGTTGCTATTGATGAACAGAGTAGCGATTGAAGATAAAGATGAACTTGATAAAGATGGATTACTTGACGAACTGGGACTAACTGAAGATGAACTTCATACTATTTTTGACCTAGCGAACTACCGCCCTATTTTCTTATCACTTTTTGTAGAATGGTTTCGTTTTAATCGTGGCAAGATTGAACCTGCTGAACTGATAGAAGAAATTAGTCAGTATTCAGAAGATAAAAATATTCAGCGGAAGATGTTCGACAGAGTACTTGTTAAACGTATCAGTTATGATTATCAGGAGAGGATAATTATCTATCGGATGACTGTTGCCTACCGCCGAATGAATCCAGAGATTATGGCATACTTGACCGGATATACACTGGAGAGATGCCGGGATATACTTCTGGAGAGAATGAGGCATTTATCGTTTATTAAATACAAGAAAGAAGGAGATGTTGTACTTCTTCATGATGAAGTTCGTGATCTGATAGAACAATATTGGGATGATCCCGGAAAGGTTCATTATAAAGAAATTTCAAGAAAGTTAGTGCATTATTATGAGGAAGTGCTTTTAAATGACAAGGAACATTCAATAAAAAAGACAGTGATTTTTCCAGAAGACAGGAATACTTATATTGCTGAATTTATAGAATACAGTTTTATTTCTGACTACTCTACTGGATTGGATCATTTTTGTGAAGAATTCGACACGGCAATGGAAGATGCTCGGTATTCTTATGCGGATTTACTGTTACGTGAGGCTGAGTTTTGCTGTAAAAAATATTCATTATCTGATGGCAGAGAAATAATTGATCTTAAGCGTGCAGAATATTTAATTGATAGTAATGAAAGTAATTTCGATAGAGCTTTAAATTTAATAGAAAAGGTCAGAAAGAAGAAGGAGACAGATAAATTATGGAATTCTTCAGTAGTAAATGGAAAATTTGTGATGTTGGAGGGGATTGCTACTTTCTGGTTAGAAAAATATAATGATGCAATTAAGTTGTTTAAGAAAGCTAAGGGAATTTTTATTTTACATGAAGAGCAAGATGTTGCATTGTCTCGTGTTGATAACTGGATCGGTTACGCTTACTACCGGCAAGCAAACTTTAATGAGGCTGAAAGATTGATGAAGCAAAGTCTAACTGGACTGTTAGATTTTTCGCCTATGAAACAAAATATAAGCGAGAGAATGAAAAGGAATATACTGCAACTTATTCAGTATATTTACGGTAATATGGCGATGATATACCGATATACCGGTAACTTCTCTGAAGCAATACGTAATGCTTACATCCAGTATAATATTGTGAGTAGCTTGCCATATAATACAAAAGAAACTCTCAGGTCATTAAATACTCTTGCCCATGTTCTATCAGTTTCAGGTCGTACGATTGACGCTCGTTTTTATTTGGAACGCGCACTAAAGATTTATAATGAAAGACCAGATAGTTTGCTTGGTGGTCGTTTGTATAATAATTTCAGTTTATTGTCTTACGATTCTATAGAGTCAGCATATATGATTGAATTTTATCGGGCTATAGAATTGAACAACGCTCTTGAAGTTGCTTATGGTGAGCAAGAAGGAAAGCGAGCCGAGACGCAAGCCGAGAAACTTGATAACGCATTCAAACATGTTCACAAATCTATCGCGATTCTTAGTAAAGAGAAGAAGTTTCATAAGGAGCTGGCAGACGCATATTTGAGCTTAGGTGGATTGTACATGATACAACCGGAGTCTCGTGATCCTGAGAAATGGGAGAAAGCCGAGGAACAATTGTTGCAAGCGGTCAAGTTTGGAAAAACAAGTCAGTTTAAATATAGCCATATTGATTCCCTGGTGACTCTGCTTACGCTTTATTATTTTTGGGGTTATTCTGCGACGAATCTGTCAATTGTTGAAAAAGAGAAGATTGAGAAGAAGCGGGAAAGAGCCCAGAAAGAACTGACAAAAATGGGTAGAGAAATAGAGTGTTATCCAGATTTGTTGGGGCGTTATAGGTTGACGTTAGGTGATATAACTTTCGATAATTCTGTAAAAATGATGGAGGAGGGGAATAGCAGCCATACTTTAATCGAAAAACAACTTAGAGAAGCATCTAGACATTATTTTTATTCCGCATTAAGCGAAAAAACTTTTAATCGAGATCGTTATCATAAGGTGCTGAGAGTTATTTATAATCGTTTAAGAACATTAATAAAAGAGGATAAGCTGATTTCTCAGAACGTTATCAAATGGATAGAGAATAATTCAAAAAAATGGGAGAATTCGTTAAATGAGCTTAGTGATGTTTTTCCCTATGTTATTACTTTACTGTTGAATGAAAAAGTAGAGATAGAAGTTTTACACGATAAAATAAAACAACTCGAAGGTGCAATCAATCGCTTCGAGGAACAGGGTGAATATAGGAGTTTTGTTCTACTTAACAAATGTTTACTTGATGTATATAGAAAGGAGGCGGAAAACAACAGGAGTGAAGAATACCAAGAGAAGCTCGTCATTAATTTAAACCGGCAGGGCCGTCTGTATCGTCTTTTGGGAGAAGTTCATTATACGCGTCTTTGCTTTGAGCGAGCCCGTAAAGCAATTATAGGTGAGGATATTGAAGCGAGAGTGCCAATCACAGATCCTGTAGTGGAACAAGGGTTGCAGGGGTGTACGGATATCGTTGAGGGCGAATTTTGTTTCAGGCGAGGCAACTACGGTTCCTTATTAGAATTCTTCCTGCAAGGGGAGCTCGCTAGCGCTAGGGATAAATTTGATGAGCAGTTTCCAGGTTCAAGAAAGAAGGCGTATAAGTGTCTTCATAGAGGAATAGAACAACTTGATCAAGCTGTAATGGTTTTAAAGCAGCAGCAAGTAAAAACGCCAGCTAACACGCTCCTGAATGAAAGAATAGGGACATATAGTCAGCAACTGTATGAGGCCTATTTTCAACTAGGTGAGTTGTTGATGATGGATGAAAAATTTATACTTGAGGATGGGCGAGGCGCATTTTATTATTTAGAAAAAGCCATTGAAGGATGGAGCTCCTTTAACAATCATTCTCGACTCGATGATGCTTGGCAAAGCTACTTAAATGCAATTTATTTCTCCGGTAACTATTATGATCAGGACTACAGGTGCATAGTGGAACTATACGAAAGAAAACTTAATGATAGAATAGAACAGAAGGATTATCTATATCCTCGGGTTGCAGCTAAGTACTTGATTGCATGTGGAGATGTGCTGTTTAGTGAATTGTTTCAGATACAAAAAGAATTAAACTCATTGCTTTCCGAGGAGTATCAGTTTGTGCCTCGGAGAAAGGTAACAAGAGAAGATCTTCTGGAAATTTTCCGTAATTATGTTGAAGCATGTGATTTTAAGGCTTGTTTTAACAAAATAAGTTTTGATACAGGGCTTAAAGTCCTTCGGCGCCGCATAGAATTAATCTCCGATAGTGCGTCATTAGATGTTCTTGATGGAATTCTAAAGCATCTCTGGAGGGAAAGAGAGCATCTTAGAGATAAAGATGACGAACTTAAAAGTATTCTTCAGGTTATTAGAATTGGGAAAATGGTGTCCATGTAA
- a CDS encoding radical SAM protein, with protein sequence MLFPSAPLSYAIEITYACNNSCTGCANVWGTRRQQTLTNWRNLFDRIAPPGHPDKYAELIRLTGGEPTLHPELTQIVEYVDSLSIAHVLFTNGRWSDPAAIIDLYQDQKNCLGMLVSLHGSTPVAHNTLVGDTNAFGQTCDNIQRAADAGIEVFTNTILTKDSCEQVESIIHLSQELGAEYAVFNRFLGGDNPHQPGKEQLRQAVLLIENLHRQGVSCRIGNCVPKCFAPNSTEGSNAGIEHCAISPEGLVRPDNLTSTVFGNIFEQPLTEIWQSEQAQLYRQQIAPACLECVELSRCRGGDRSATLEQGEQQDPLMTGPIQEAEQKPIHLDPSWKPLARFRIREEPFGYLVTRYNWSVPVSSEAKPVLDAVNGEYTLAEIHERFGDEALELIGRLYQEDCLGFE encoded by the coding sequence ATGCTCTTCCCTTCAGCCCCTCTCTCCTACGCCATAGAAATCACCTATGCCTGCAATAACTCCTGCACCGGCTGCGCCAATGTCTGGGGAACCCGCCGCCAGCAGACCCTGACTAATTGGCGAAACCTCTTTGATCGCATTGCCCCGCCAGGTCATCCTGACAAATATGCCGAACTGATCCGCCTCACAGGCGGTGAACCCACCCTCCATCCTGAATTGACCCAAATCGTTGAATACGTTGATTCTCTAAGTATTGCCCATGTCCTGTTTACCAACGGACGTTGGTCTGATCCTGCCGCTATTATCGACCTGTATCAAGACCAGAAAAACTGCCTGGGTATGCTTGTCAGTCTGCACGGGAGCACCCCTGTAGCCCATAATACCTTGGTAGGAGATACCAACGCCTTTGGACAAACCTGCGACAATATCCAGCGAGCCGCTGATGCCGGGATAGAGGTCTTTACCAATACCATCCTGACTAAAGACAGCTGCGAACAGGTGGAAAGTATCATCCACCTTTCCCAGGAACTTGGTGCGGAATACGCAGTGTTCAATCGTTTTTTGGGAGGAGATAACCCGCATCAACCTGGCAAAGAGCAGCTTCGGCAAGCTGTCTTGTTGATTGAAAACCTGCACAGACAGGGCGTATCCTGCCGAATCGGCAACTGTGTCCCCAAATGTTTTGCTCCCAACTCCACCGAAGGCTCCAATGCAGGCATTGAACATTGTGCAATTTCACCGGAAGGTCTTGTCCGCCCGGATAATCTCACCAGCACCGTGTTCGGAAATATTTTTGAACAACCTCTCACAGAGATTTGGCAATCGGAACAGGCGCAACTGTACCGACAGCAGATTGCTCCGGCCTGTTTAGAATGTGTTGAGCTCTCCCGTTGCCGAGGAGGCGACCGCTCTGCCACCCTGGAGCAGGGTGAACAACAAGATCCCCTGATGACAGGCCCCATTCAGGAGGCAGAACAGAAACCCATCCATCTGGACCCGAGCTGGAAGCCGCTTGCCCGCTTTCGCATCAGGGAGGAACCCTTCGGATACCTGGTAACCCGCTATAATTGGTCAGTTCCGGTATCGTCTGAAGCAAAACCTGTTCTGGATGCAGTGAATGGAGAGTATACCCTGGCAGAAATTCACGAACGTTTCGGAGATGAGGCCCTGGAGCTGATCGGGCGCTTGTACCAGGAAGATTGTTTGGGCTTTGAATAA